GGGTGGCGACGAGCGCAATGTCTACGATGTCCTTGACGCCCAGCGCTCCGGTCCCCCAATTCAGCACGCTTCCTCCTGCGTTGGTCGTAATGATGCCTGCGCACGGCAGGTTTATGCTCTCAATATACGGTGGGTTGGCAGGCGGTAGGGCATGCGGAAATCCGGTGATACACGAAGGAGTGCACTGGCTTCGGGTGCCAACAGAATTCCCCTGGTGCCCTCAGGAAACCGCGTGCAGCACGCGGGGGAAAACTGGTATTGTAAAACGAGCTTGAAGAAGTTCTCATCGTGTTCCCGCACCTGACGGGCGGGGCCGCGTCTTGAATGGGAGGCACCGCATGAAGGGTTCCGTGCGCTACATCATCACCCGCCCCTGCCTGTCCGAAGGCAGTGTGCGTCTGCTCAAATATCTTGATTCGGTGTTCCCCACCGACGGTCCGGTCAGCCTGCTCGACGAACGCGGTGCTGAGCATCAGGCGCGCGTGGACCGTTCGGCTGGTCGGGTGTACGGTCTGCAGGACCTTTACCACCGCCATAACCTCGGCGTCAATGATGTGCTGCTGATCACCCCCCTGGCAGAAGGGCGCTTTCAGGTGGAGTGTGTGGTCAAGCCCATCAGTGACCGCCAGGCCACACTGGCCCGGGGGCGGTCCAGCGACGCGCCGCAGCGCGTGGTGGTCAGTGAGAGCCCATATGTACGCGAAGTGCGCCTGGAACGTCGTCCGGCGTCGGGAGTCCGCTCCGTCGAGGCGCCTGCCACTGCCCCCGCAGCGTACAGCGAGGCAGGACACAAGGGAGGCGCTGTGCAGACACCTGAGCAGACGCCAGTGGCACCCGCGGCGCCCGCCGTCCCGGAAACGGCCAAACCTGCTTCTTCGCGGTTGCCTGCTGGCACGCCGACAACCTCAAGGGCCGGCAGCCCGGCTGCGTCATCGATGCGGGAAACAAATTCCGGCACGCCGGTGAGCGCCACGCCAACAATCGCGGACCGCCGCGTGCCCGCCGCACCACGGGCCGCTCCGAGCGACAGTGTGGCGCCCTTCGCACCCCCGACTCGCGTTTCGGGTGAGGCCAGCACCGAAGAGATGCTGCAGGAACTCGCGCAACGGATCGGCTACCGCCTGGAGCGGCTGACCGACGGGGTCGTGCGCCTGAAAGCCGAACTGGGCGCGCAGAGCTACAGCGTGCTGGTGGCCCTCGATCTCGCCGCGACCGCGCGCCCGGAGTGGCGCAGCGAGGCCGACTACCTGACAGTGGTCGTGGGCGAGGCCGAGCGGCCTCAGGGCCTGCCGCGCCTGACCCGTGAGGCCCTCGGCGCGATTCTGGAAAATGCACGTCTGGCACAACTCACACCCATCGAGTTGCGCGGCTACTGGAACGCGGGCAGCTTCGATTTGGAAAGCGCCGCGAGTGTCGCCGAGCTGGTGAGTGCCCAGCTTTCGCAGCGCGGGGTATTCTCCTTTGTGTTGCTGTCGCTCGCTCAGCAGCCTGCCCACAGCGTCGTGACGACCGCCCGGCTGGCCGAGCGTCTTGGCAGTGGCGTCAACATCGCCGAGCTGAAAGGCGTGCTGGAGACCCTGGCCAGCGCACCCTTCTCGGCGCTCAGTCCGCTGGGCAACGGTCAGTACTACCTGCGTGCCGACGTGCACGACATGCTGCGCGGTCTGGGCGAGTATGCCGAGGGCCTGCGTGTGCGGCTCAACGCCGAAGCGCGCCTTCCGGCCAGCTTGCGCTCGTAATTCGTCGGGTGTGGCAGAGCGTCGGGTCCGGAGATCCGGACCCGACGCTCTGCTCTTGCGCGTGAGTGTGGGTGTGGCCCCATCCGCAGGGTGAGCGGCTTCCTCAGCGTTCGTAAAAAGCGGGAGGCTCGATGCCCAGCAAGCGCAGGTACACGAAACCCTGGGCGCGGTGGTGCACTTCGTTGTCGAGCAGGTACAGTACGACGTGGACGTTGGTCTGACGGGGCATGCCGTACACGCTCTCGACGTCGGCGAGCCGCTGCGCCGGCAGAACGGCCCACTGCGCCTGCAGCCAGCTGCCGGTTTCGTCCCAGGCGGCCAGCAGCGCCTCTTTGGTCTCGACCGCACTGAAATCCTGCAGCGAGCGTTCCCAGACGCCATGCAGCAGGCCGTGCAGGGTGGGTTGCACCATGCCGAGCACCTCCAGCATCATGGTTCCAAAGGGGCGCATCGGTGGTGCAGGCGTAAAAGTGAACAGGGCGTCTGTGGGAAAGCGTTCGATGGTGCGCCGGGTCAGACGGCGATGACCTTCCCAGTGGGCCAGCAGTTCGGTAGATGACGGTAAGGTTTGTGCGCTGGATTCTACGGCGTTCGTCATGAGACCTCCTGGATCTTGGTGTGCCAAGGGCAGCTTAAGTGGGGTTCCCGTCAGAACCTGTCGTGTTGGCGTGGCATGCTGGTGTCATGTACGACCCCTCGATGCGGGTACTGGCGGTACTGGAGCTGCTGCAGGCCCGCGAGCGCGTCACCGGGCCGGAACTGGCGCGCCGTCTGGAAGTGAGTTCCCGCACCGTACAGCGCTATGTGGCCCGCCTGCAGGACCTGGGCATACCAGTAGAATCAACGCGGGGCACGGGTGGTGCCTACCGCCTGCGTCCTGGTTTCCGTCTGCCTCCCATGATGTTCAGTGAAGACGAGGCGCTGGCTCTGTCGCTCGGGCTGCGGGCGCTGCGCCATCTGGGCCTGGGCGCCTTCGCGCCCGCCGCACAGGGCGCGGGCGCGAAGCTGGAGCGGGTGCTGCCCCGCGCGGTGAGTGAGCATGTGCGTGACGTGGAAGCCGCCACCCAGCTCAGCGATCCGGTCTGGACGGTCGAGGTGGCCGTGGAAGCGCTGGTCCGGGCAGCGACGGCAGTGCGGGCGCGCCGGGAAGTGACCTTCGCGTACCGCGCGCACGCCGGGACGGCCGGGCAGCGTGTGGTTCAGCCGTACGGTCTGGTGCACCAGGACGGCCGCTGGTTCCTGGTGGGGCGCTGCCAGTTGCGTCAGGCGCTGCGCACGTTCCGCCTGGACCGTGTCACCAACCTGGAAGTGCAGGACGCCACCTTTCAACGTCCCGAGGACTTCGACGCGCGCGCTTACCTGCAGGCGACCTTGCCTTTCGCGTACACGCCGCATCACGTTGAGGTCTGGCTGGACATGCCACTCACGCAGGCACGGTCCCTGCTGGCGCCCTGGAGGGTGACCTTGCAGGGCGAGCGAGATGGTACGCGGTTGCGCTGCACCCGCGAACATCTGGAGCCCTTCGCCGCGATGCTGCTGGGTTTGGGCTGCGACTTTACCGTCCACGCTCCCCAGGAGCTGCACACCGTATTCGCGCGGCTTTCAGCGCGGGCCGCCCGCTGCGCGGCGGGCGAAGGCCCCGAACCCGGTCCGGCGCCGGTGTGGACTCGGGGCCTGCCAGACGTCCTGAGCTAACGCAGCCGGGTGATCTGCCGGCCCGCCCGCCCGCCGTCCAGGTATTCCAGGCGCAGCAGCCAGGCCTCGGGAAAGTCCTCGTAGAACAGCTGCCCCCACTCGATCACGCACAGCCGGCTCTCGTCGATCAGGCGCTCGAGGTCCATCGCGTACAGCTCCGCCGCGTGCCTGATCCGGTAAGCGTCGACGTGCAGGACCGGCCCCTCATAAGTCGGGTACAACTGCATCAAGGCGTACGTGGGGCTGCTGACCTCGCCCCCGAAACCCAGCGCGCGCACCAGCCCTTGAGTGAGGGTCGTCTTGCCGCTGCCCAGTTCGCCTTCCAAAAACACCACCGTGCCATGCGGAAGGGCGCTCGCGAGCGCCCTTCCGCATGCCTCTTGCGCGTGTTCGTCGGG
The Deinococcus peraridilitoris DSM 19664 genome window above contains:
- a CDS encoding DinB family protein, translating into MTNAVESSAQTLPSSTELLAHWEGHRRLTRRTIERFPTDALFTFTPAPPMRPFGTMMLEVLGMVQPTLHGLLHGVWERSLQDFSAVETKEALLAAWDETGSWLQAQWAVLPAQRLADVESVYGMPRQTNVHVVLYLLDNEVHHRAQGFVYLRLLGIEPPAFYER
- a CDS encoding helix-turn-helix transcriptional regulator, which gives rise to MYDPSMRVLAVLELLQARERVTGPELARRLEVSSRTVQRYVARLQDLGIPVESTRGTGGAYRLRPGFRLPPMMFSEDEALALSLGLRALRHLGLGAFAPAAQGAGAKLERVLPRAVSEHVRDVEAATQLSDPVWTVEVAVEALVRAATAVRARREVTFAYRAHAGTAGQRVVQPYGLVHQDGRWFLVGRCQLRQALRTFRLDRVTNLEVQDATFQRPEDFDARAYLQATLPFAYTPHHVEVWLDMPLTQARSLLAPWRVTLQGERDGTRLRCTREHLEPFAAMLLGLGCDFTVHAPQELHTVFARLSARAARCAAGEGPEPGPAPVWTRGLPDVLS
- the tsaE gene encoding tRNA (adenosine(37)-N6)-threonylcarbamoyltransferase complex ATPase subunit type 1 TsaE, coding for MHRGEIRLLPDEHAQEACGRALASALPHGTVVFLEGELGSGKTTLTQGLVRALGFGGEVSSPTYALMQLYPTYEGPVLHVDAYRIRHAAELYAMDLERLIDESRLCVIEWGQLFYEDFPEAWLLRLEYLDGGRAGRQITRLR